From the Aulosira sp. FACHB-615 genome, the window TCTTGATAAAACCATTGTTTTTAACCAAAGATAATTGGGAATAGTAAGAATAAGCTGATGCCGTATTTAGTCGATAGCTAAGGAAAGCAATAATTCATGACGGATGATTCCCATCGTAATTCTGCTGTTAATGCAGCTGCCACAACTAAGATTCAGCACGCTCAATTACAGGACATACCTTTGAGTGCAGCACGCAGAATGTATAAAGGTGGGATTAGGGCTGGCGAACCGATAAGAACTAGGGTGGAAGCTCAACAAATGTTAAAGAAGATTCCCCCTTCTGGGCGTGCAGGTGTTGATAGTAAATCTGCGGCTAATAATGTTGAGCAGTACCTATCAGATAAACACGCCAGCCATATCAAGCCTCATAGCAAGGGTGGATCTAATAATCCCAACAATATCAAATGGGAGAACGCTAAAGACAACATGGCTCGTGGTGATAAAACCATGACTTGGCAAGAAAAGGTAAGACTAGATGCCAAATGGCATTTTGATAACCTCACAGGTGCTGTTAAAGCAGGTATTCAAGCTGCACCTATGGGGGCTACTGTTGGTGCGATGACATCTCTGCCTTTTTCGTTGTTAACTAATGGATTGCGCGTAGTCCGAGGTGAAATTTCTGGACAAGAAGCAGCTACGGCAACATTAAAAGATACGGTCATAGGTGGTGCAGTTGGAGGTGCAACAGCATTTGCAACTGCAACAGTAGCAGCAGCTTGTCCACCGATAGCGATCGCAATAACAACAGTAGCACCTGCATTAGCTGTTGTTGGTGCTACGGGTATGGTCTACGAATTTTTCCAAATCCTGGATAACCATAAACAAGCTGTAAAAGCTTATTACGAATCTTTAACCCAGCAAGAATTGGAGCATTTGCAAGCAATCGAAGACGAATTGATTTATGAACACAAGAAAAATTTAGAGTTCTTGTCCCAGGCAGAAGCAATAAATCGAGAAATTACAACTCGTCCAATCGCATCAGGTATAGAAGGGGCTATACATCGGTTACGTGAATCAGTTGCTATTGCTCAATCTTTGGGACTCACATCCGCAGATAGTAAATTACTTCCAGATTCTTACCTGCTCGGTATTGCCCCAGAAAATAAAAAGTAAATTTTTAAAATTTTATAGTTTTTATGCTTCCTTTTATCGTTGGCGCTCTTGGATTAGCTGTTGGAGCAGCCGTTGGTGCTTTTACTACTCATGCTGTTGGAGAAAAAGATAGACAAACTGCTAAACATCATAAGGAGGTAGCAAATGAATTAGTTGAAAAATATACAAACTTAGAGCAAAAATACTATGAGCTTGACCGTACAAGCAAGAACCAGATTAGTAATTTAACTCGCCAGCACGCCTTAGATGAAGTAGAAAAAGATTTTTTACGTTTAGCACTTAGATTACAGAGTAGTTTAATCTCTCTCATGTGGGCTATTGATAGAGAACCAACAGAAGCTGCGTTGAAAGAATTTTTCAACGCTGTGAAGTTCACCAATAATGTTCTTTACCAAATCAATGAAGATTTAATATTTGTCCCTATTGATTACTATGCACGTAATCTTACGGCTGCTGTTCAACAAGAAATGATTTTAAATCAAGTAAGCCGTCAAAACATATTAAAGCTAACTAATAATAAATTAGCTCAATTTGCGTCTTTAGTAGAAAACCAACTAATTGAAGAATCACAGACAAACATGACAACAAATTTGAAGGATAGAAATCAAGCTTCTATAGAATTTCAAGAATACTACAATAGAATTAAAACTGCGGGTGAGAATTTTTTAAACTACTTGAAAGAACTATGTAATGAACGATTTGAAGGTGAAAATGATGCTCAGGGATTGCAACGAATTGAAGAAAATATAGAAAAAGCTTTAAAAGCATTAATAGAGCAAAAATACCAAGTTGCTGTAGTTGCAGCAATGAAGGCTGGTAAAAGTACATTCTTGAATGGTGTAATAGGTGCAGATGTCTTAGCAAGCGAAGTAGAAGCTTGTACGGTTTGTCGTACAGATATACGTCCAATTGATGCAGGTCAAACTCCTAGGCTTTTAGAGTATCAAGCAGGTAAACGAGAACCTGTAGTTTTAATGGAAGGTGAAGCAACCGAAATTAGACAGAAATTTTTAGAGCGTACCCATGAAATTCGGGCTAAAAGTAATGAAGATAATACGACACGCTTTGAATTAGAACATCCTATTGAAGCTATTAGTATAATGCCATCACTGGCAGGCTTTACATTAGTTGATACTCCTGGCCCTAATGAATGGGAATCTGCGTCATTTAACACAACTGTTTTAAAACAGACGGCTCTGGAAGCCCTTAGAACCTGTGATGCTATATTATTTATATTAGATTACACAGCATTTAAAGCTGATACGAATTTAGAATTACTTCAAGAATTAATCGGAAAACGTAAGGAATTTATAGCAGAAAATACAGGTAAAATTTATTTTGTTCTGAACAAGATAGATAGAAAGGCAGAGAGAGACAGGCCGATCACAGATGTTATAGAATCCTTAAGAAAAAGCTTAATTGAATTTGGTATTCCCGAACCGATTATTTATCCAGTTAGTGGGTGGCAGGGTTTATTATCTAAGCTGATTCAACAGGGTAAAGCAACAGATACTCATGTTAAAGATTTTGAAACCTTCTTTAGTGCTAGATATGCTGAAAGGGATGATAGAGGAAGACGTATTATTCCCTTACCAGAAGAAGTTGCATCACAAGCTTTAAATGATAGTGGTCTTCTAAAAATTCAAGAAACAGTAATCCAAACCATTACTCAAAATTCTGGTTGGCATCTGTTAAGTGATGTTTTAGATGAACTATATAAAGCAGCTAAAGCTATTGATGATATATTTATTACGGAGATCGGAGCTTGGCAGCTAGAATTTAACGAGCTTATACAAAAAATAGAAGAATACAAAAAAGATGCTGATTTAGCTCAAAGTAAAGTGTTAAGTATAAAAAAGTCCGTAGAGGCACAAAAAAAGATACTAATCACTACCTTTAGCCATGAAATTAATAAATTTGCCGAAACTGCTAAAAAGCAGATATCTTCAGAAATTGAGAGAGTTGCCAAAAATCAATCTCAAAAAGATTTAAAACGCAAAAATACTCAAAATCTTTTCACCATAATATGGGATAGCTTTAGCTCTTTACTGGAAAACTCTACAAACTCAGACCCTTACAAAATCAGGGTTAATAATAAAACTGATGCAGAGAAAATAGGTAAAACTATTAATAATTACTGTAGCCCAATTATCCAAAATTTTTGGTTAGAGACTCAAGATAAATTAGTCAGAGAAGGGTCTAAGATTCGTGAAGAGTTGGTTCAGAAGATAAAAGAAGAAATACAAGTCGTTTCTGATGAGCTTTCTGATGCTATTAGAGATGAATTGCAGATAGAAATAGGTAATAATCCTATCCAATTTCCTAGTTTTGATTTTTCTGGTATTGATGCAAAAATTCAACATCAACAAGAAGTATTTACAAGAACTAGAAAAGAATCTAGAAGAAAAAGTCAATGCTGTAAATCAGATAAAGTCTATGAAGTAGATGTTCCTTATCAAGAAACATTATCTTTTTACGAAATTGATTTATTGCTAACTTCGCAAGGGATTCAGCAAAATATTGATTCACAAGTTCAGAGGAATTTAGAATTACTTCAACGTGTTATTGAAAAACAAATTTCTGAAGATTTTCATAAAGGTGAAAAGCAAATTGATGACTATATTAACAGGTTTCAATCTGAATTTGAATATTTAATTAAAGAACGAGTGATGAAGGAAGCACAAGCTGATGAAATTATTTCTGATTTAGAAACTCAAAGAATTGAAATTACTGAATACCTTCATGAATTAACCTTAATTCGAGAATTGCTCGATAATTGTAAACCAAATATTGTTAATTGACAGTAACAGTCTTACTAACGGAACTGAAGCAAAAAAGAGAGTAAAAGAGGTTATGAGGCAGATATAGCATAGCTTTCAGTTCCAGAATTAACCCCAGAAGAACAGAGTGATCGCCTTTTGCTTGAACGCAAGGTAGAGAGGGCGTTTTTTGAGGCGGGAAAGGCGCTGATGCAATTGCGCGATCACAGACTCTATCGCTCCACACACAAAACCTTCGAGGAGTATTGCAAGGACAGGTTTGGATTTGAGCGCCGTCATCCTTATACCGTTTCACTTTAATAGTGATTCAAGCGACGAGCAAATGCGTTCATTCAATTACCTGCCTGCCGAATGTCAGCAGGTGCGGGAGGTGTGCGATCGCATCAATAGGGTGTATTTGAGTGGGCTGGGGGAATCGGTGCAGATGTTTTTGGAGTCGTTGGGGAAGCTGAAGCGGGCTTATTTGACCCAGTTGGAGGAGAAGGTGTTGAGTTTGTTGGAGCTAGAAACTGGCGGCTGATGCGAGAATTACCAGCAGGGTTATTATCGTTACGAGTTTTGGAGCGAGTGCGATCGCTTCCTCAAGCCATCGAAGTATATGCCCAAGCTGTTGCTGAAGCGCGTTCAGCAGATGGAGCGAGAGAAAGTGGGGGTTAGGGAGATTTTGGGGATGCTGGGTGGAACGAAATGATGATTTTGAGGCTGTCATTTCAACAGCTATTGGAATCTCGGACATAACCGAGCAGAAGCAAAGCCATAATCCTTTATCGTAAGACAAGGGGGAGAGGTCATTTTTTGAAGCAGGTCAAAAGAAAAATAATATATATCCCCTCCTGTTGTGATCTCTTTAAGCGGAGTTAGCAGAAGTCAAATTATTAGATTGTGACATCTGAACTCTACAAAAATTTAGTATGGGAGAATTTTAGTTGTAATTACTCTCGTTCTGCCTTCCTAAATAGTTCTTCCATTCCTTGTATATCCAACTTCAGAAAACTATCTTGTAAGTCAATAGCGCGTTGAATTAATTGTGGTTCGTCCGTCTCATCAGCTTCTCTTAAAATTTCATTTAAGGCTATAATAAGTGGTTGTGTTGGCCATAATAAATTTGCGTCTATTCCTGTTTTCAATTTTTCTGCTAATGCTTCAATTAATTCCAATATTAATAATGGCTCTATTCTAGATTTATATCCTAACCATTTCAGAAACCCAACAAACTCAGCATTTTTTAATGGTAATTTAATTGCATTAATAAAAGCAAAAGCGAGTTGTTGCGTAATACAATCTCTCTTTTTCTCTTCTTCAAAACATCCATCAATTAATTTAATAATTTCTTCAAAAAGATTCTCACTTTTTAATATTGCACTCAGTCCACAAATACATACTGTCGTATGTTCTTGTAAATCTAAATTGGCTACAAAAACTTCAGTAGCTCCTTTCCATGCAACATTACTATTAATTCTTGCTAGTGTTGTAAATAATTCTTGCTGATTAATATGTCCAGCCAAGCTTGCTAGAGTAGTAATTCGCCCCCAAATATCACCATTTTCTTCCATTCCTTCATTTAAAAGACGATTTAAATATGGAGAAATATGGGGAAAATTATCTCTATATTGATAATAAAAGCAATTCTCTGTATACTTCCATAAATCTGCTTGATATTCTTTTAAAATCTCAGAAAGTATTTGCCATCCAAAATCAGGCTGTTTATAAATAAGAAATGGAAGATTATTAAGAATAGGAATTTTTACATAATTTATAGAATCACGGGCAATGTAAAATAATAATATTAATAACATTTCTGGCACAGACTGGTTTTTCTCTAATAATTGGTTGCAGAGCTTAATAGCACTATCAGCTACAACACCATGTATGGAATTAAAAGCAGCGAATGCAATATCTTTATTAGATTGCCAAATTTCTATGTATTCTTGTTTCTTTTCAGAATATTGAGTATAAATCCAAAATAAAATTAATGACAAACGTTCAGATAATTCATAATCAATTAAAATATCACAACAAGCATTTAGAGCTTGGCTAACAATGTCACCGTTCTTCCAAAGAAAAAAGTATCGCTCTAGCCAATTGAGTAAAATTTCTGCGAGTTCTTCTCCTTTAGGCAGAGGTTCTAATGGCTCCCATTTTTGGGTTGATTTCACGTTTCCAAATCGAAATTGCAGATGACAAGTGATACCTTCGACTAAAGCGCATATATAATTTTCATGCAATCTTTCATCAAGAAATTGAGGAAATAAAAATATGAATCGTTTAGGATTTAGTGAACAAGCGTCACGTAAGACTCTTGTGATTTCACTA encodes:
- a CDS encoding dynamin family protein — its product is MLPFIVGALGLAVGAAVGAFTTHAVGEKDRQTAKHHKEVANELVEKYTNLEQKYYELDRTSKNQISNLTRQHALDEVEKDFLRLALRLQSSLISLMWAIDREPTEAALKEFFNAVKFTNNVLYQINEDLIFVPIDYYARNLTAAVQQEMILNQVSRQNILKLTNNKLAQFASLVENQLIEESQTNMTTNLKDRNQASIEFQEYYNRIKTAGENFLNYLKELCNERFEGENDAQGLQRIEENIEKALKALIEQKYQVAVVAAMKAGKSTFLNGVIGADVLASEVEACTVCRTDIRPIDAGQTPRLLEYQAGKREPVVLMEGEATEIRQKFLERTHEIRAKSNEDNTTRFELEHPIEAISIMPSLAGFTLVDTPGPNEWESASFNTTVLKQTALEALRTCDAILFILDYTAFKADTNLELLQELIGKRKEFIAENTGKIYFVLNKIDRKAERDRPITDVIESLRKSLIEFGIPEPIIYPVSGWQGLLSKLIQQGKATDTHVKDFETFFSARYAERDDRGRRIIPLPEEVASQALNDSGLLKIQETVIQTITQNSGWHLLSDVLDELYKAAKAIDDIFITEIGAWQLEFNELIQKIEEYKKDADLAQSKVLSIKKSVEAQKKILITTFSHEINKFAETAKKQISSEIERVAKNQSQKDLKRKNTQNLFTIIWDSFSSLLENSTNSDPYKIRVNNKTDAEKIGKTINNYCSPIIQNFWLETQDKLVREGSKIREELVQKIKEEIQVVSDELSDAIRDELQIEIGNNPIQFPSFDFSGIDAKIQHQQEVFTRTRKESRRKSQCCKSDKVYEVDVPYQETLSFYEIDLLLTSQGIQQNIDSQVQRNLELLQRVIEKQISEDFHKGEKQIDDYINRFQSEFEYLIKERVMKEAQADEIISDLETQRIEITEYLHELTLIRELLDNCKPNIVN